A stretch of the Aphis gossypii isolate Hap1 chromosome 2, ASM2018417v2, whole genome shotgun sequence genome encodes the following:
- the LOC114124672 gene encoding titin-like isoform X40, whose product MIEQTTLRNILTWIIAVILFIFQSLNYFISRIKKFVKHGQKNTTVVTTDTIISSESNPNNNNAPENVITVQGLIQNHFDIPLIIAEDEPNVNDFIKNAQLLNSYDNYKEKKKIDQFMEHLVDDSYVARGLGLITANVGREAEFYLYSKYDNNFENIVIKLKGRQGEIGQITIPNQNPTNSIETKSIPMDYFYDEDRIKVTYTPFAEGVYTLTLVRNGLSICRSPYYISVEKSPTNSRSQIRLGTKKYKMVTKFAKAKHVPLETCDNSIPVIEPSKSSISRNILPTTEENSIRTDVMSIVTKFESNSIHLKKNDQKLTVNRSKKSTKTDLLDEISISADSNTQPKIETGNDYDTNISDLSSLCIYSNSKSNDKKCSSNLDVSNRNSKSNYVNSIEIESNLVKRSNKKLDKSIRNINDMPRVKNMSSNHLEPTNSVLLKENLNDKSLDEVEKHNQTYKTNEPIHGQNQSEAFLDPITVDKFEIKCIDNEAYTHNKISCFDDDHRKTVIVMKNINELETHPNISMNQQFTDSTQYNINTPFTSVLTKITNDVCEKCSIKVLRILSEFPRDINITHNNNSNENCSSHETVLAQPISINTNIDNLFEKPISPTNEHKTDNLLTNSPTNMKLMDTIDKDIKYNYINEIKPINTTFNEIYCDINNTTKELMVKQNKHDGEINKSINDKITNNFTIPITKNNIDKHKIDHLENILSTDNKMQIQVQNVQKFSEHNMDKDKTNQFQFHDYINNELNDINKENEKILDTRDIVTINNDKKCNEELVINELKAKNVIIPDEYKNIQSSFINSQTVLASMEDKLLTLRYKPEDIRQEINNISNTNVILHENQKLIIENSIEPVLKNFKNKMVEKITQLYLNKDLTRSDNTSIIENHNINLTNNLQKNQLHNNADNKKNKTKLIEIIRSQLTNHFHKNDIPGMILNNKNTDNNQVYKYLENIIKTNMNPNETHSQRLDENNIQTLVSIAKNQLNKQQLDDEFKMMRLENVTSNIEIKKTNDNEKVQDTEIKLKNIPNDTSIKIETTTKSIKSNTSEKTDLESNIDNKKNIKSIKLKNKVNDLTKIQNMFKINEIGENNKRNTKIKSKPTENASREQIKKQEDKVVKIKIFNDAKDLTTEKENIYKFPHSVIVTVNKENETSTIIDTSRVSEIELEKINNSAQSDTSKLNNPFIKPQIQKIVVEIVTNNNKMVIDSVAIIIHEETEDKKKVAKRNNPKTKYWIQINDHELYTINAYHDTIKPIDKDRVIETEMPKISIQTNITIDNNLEESNKKKIEENIKNDLIIETPTISLQTSEKLENINETKITPYTVSSTEQIEETIAVESESCLLIDTSNVPVEQKNIIGKSIEHPISIENRNKSVKESKVIKTTTETELIKNNDPLALNKEEGTGKENNLETEIETEKPIHNINKEDEAISLIKITTVSDDENIKIKKTGEHQLTIETQINYDENLKVVNINTESAPIPNNDSSTENIGEPINKENIPETEVETKMSEDNTNKEGETCTPTNTQNISTDEKITIEETTEEPFPIETLIKYAEKPKILDSKTETEPSPNTGYSIINVQEPIDREKNPETEINKIKSIDIIIKKFDASSKMNTSIESVEDKNIKGETTENPLPKDQPIKSVKKSKVVNINTESESIENYYSSAVNEEEPFEKENIPETEVETEVSTDNMKIESEPCSTYDTPTVSDKEKIIKEETTDKQLPNNQPIKFVEDSKQVVITTETEPSINSNSLTISMQEQVDKERIPETRVETKKLEDNINKEGELCPPTNTQNISTEEKITIDETIEEPLPIEIPIKCVEESKVVNINTESESIPNKNSSAVTVEEPIEKENIPEIEVETNRSEDNIDKEGEPCPPTNTQNISDDERKIIDETNVNPLLIETPIKCVEESKVININTESESKTNNDSSAVNEEKPIEKENIPETVVETKKSEDNIDKEGELCPPTNTQNISDDERKIIDETNVNPLLIETPIKCVEESKVININTESESKTNNDSSAVNEEKPIEKENIPETVVETKKSEDNIDKEGELCPPTNTQNISDDERKIIDETNVNPLLIETPIKCVEESKVINIYTESESKTNNDSSAVNEEKPIEKENIPDTEVETKKSEDNIDKEGEPCPPTNTQNISDDERKIIDETNINPLLIETPIKCVEESKVININTESESKTNNDSSAVNEEKPIEKENIPETVVETKKSKDNIDKEGELCPPTNTQNISDDERKIIDETNVNPLLIETPIKCVEESKVININTESESKTNNDSSAVNEEKPIEKENIPETVVETKKSEDNIDKEGELCPPTNTQNISDDERKIIDETNVNPLLIETPIKCVEESKVININTESESKTNNDSSAVNEEKPIEKENIPETVVETKKSEDNIDKEGDLCPPTNTQNISDDERKIIDETNVNPLLIETPIKCVEESKVININTESESKTNNDSSAVNEEKPIEKENIPETVVETKKSEDNIDKEGELCPPTNTQNISTEEKVTIEETTEEPLTIETPIQSVENSKEVDITAETDPSINSNTSTKSIQEQVDTESIPENRVETKKLENNINNEDEPCPLTNAQNISTEEKITIEETIEEPLPIEIPIKCVEESKVVNINTESESIPNKNSSAVTVEEPIEKENIPEIEVETKRSEDNIDKEGEPCPPTNTQNISEDERKIIDETNVNPLLIETPIKCVEESKVININTESESIPNNDSSAVNEEKPIEKENIPETVVETKKSEDNIDKEGELCPPFNTQNISTEEKITIEERIEEPLPIEIPIKCVEESKAVNINTESESIPNNDSSAVNEEKPIDKENIPETEVETKKSEDNPKKESEPCPPTNTQNISDDQRKIIDETNVNPLLIETPNKCVEESNVVNINTESESIPNNNSSAVTVEEPIEKENIPETEVKTEKSTDNTNIEIEPCSPANTPNISNENKITILETTDKLLTNDQSTKYVEELKLVNINIETEPPPNTDFLTLNVETLIYIENNPETEIEAEKSIGNIIKEGEASSMIDTSIESVVDKNIIEETIENSLPNEQSTKSVKELKVVDINTESELMPNNDSSMTNVEEPFNKDNVPETQIETVKSIDENEKECEACSPTDTSSVSIEEKNIIDKTIANPLLNEPPIKSVDKFKVLDINTETEPSPNTGSLTVNVEVLIDKENIREIQIETDKLIDYSNKECESRSPTDKLAASSEKNNLTEETMEILLPIETFIKSSTKAVEELKENKINTETVFVPNIDSSTLNAEEPSEEDYFSKIVIKTDKTLDFVVKECETCPPIDTSMYVTEEIKGIDGTIEKLIPIGSSFVIADTENLTSIDGINTIMNRQLGKEYLKDIESSTSIDTVAFVKDQKVEENETLIENILTINTSTASVQGQIQVEEVIKDESVVLINDSVTFDEISPEEQNNIETAKISSITVMEEQTDINRDEVMYTCEEPLDKTIVEKSIHSETTSTTDILVAVDEQRALETEVSENATQILNDTFTETVENLIKMKKKFEKETTTPIVVAKSGIEWNEKKLISENKTSTPVHLASTNKEQTEIDMVTEIASPNVNILNSNTKIILVDKEIITENSNNPKHCYLKFGETSKIHSLENEDNLPGKSYGIQKLEMSVQRMKTSNEDYYEKTFLQLEQTEKISVENKDKVDCENKNIIDDKLYTVNESDLNAILCASSLEEALTLLDSKIKFKFKHRKLSNKANSTPHIPKIQSSESRSSGTNTNFTDAREFFKEIEKKCKK is encoded by the exons ATGATAGAACAAACAACATTACGCAACATCTTAACATGGATAATTGcagtgattttatttattttccaatcactcaactattttatttcacggataaaaaaatttgtaaaac acGGGCAAAAAAATACTACTGTTGTGACAACAGATACGATAATATCATCTGAATCGAATCcgaataataacaatgcaccagaaaatgttattactgTCCAAGGACTGATTCAAAATCACTTTGACATTCCTCtg ataattgcAGAAGATGAACCAAACgtgaatgattttattaaaaatgctcaattattgaattcttatgataattacaaagaaaaaaagaaaatcgatCAATTTATGGAGCATTTAGTTGATGACTCTTATGTTGCACGTGGCCTAGGTTTGATAACTGCAAACGTTGGACGAGAAGCAGAATTTTACTTATActcaaaatatgataataattttgaaaacatcgTTATTAAGCTCAAGGGACGTCAAGGTGAAATTGGTCAAATCACAATACCAAACCAAAATCCTACAAACTCTATTGAAACAAAATCCATTCCAatggattatttttatgatgaagATCGAATCAAAGTTACTTACACACCATTTGCAGAAGGTGTATATACATTAACACTAGTACGAAATGGTTTATCCATTTGCCGCTCTCCATACTATATATCAGTAGAAAAAAGTCCAACAAATTCTAGATCTCAAATTCGTTTAGGcacaaagaaatataaaatggtaACTAAGTTTGCTAAGGCCAAACATGTGCCTCTTGAAACATGTGACAACAGTATTCCTGTCATTGAACCCAGTAAATCATCAATTAGTAGAAATATTCTTCCAACAACTGAAGAAAACTCAATTCGAACAGACGTTATGTCTATAGTaacaaaatttgaatctaatagtatacatttaaaaaaaaatgatcaaaaaCTTACAGTTAATAGATccaaaaaaagtacaaaaactGATTTGTTAGATGAAATTTCAATCTCAGCAGACTCAAATACTCAACCAAAAATTGAAACTGGTAATGATTATGATACTAACATCAGTGATTTAAGTTCACtttgtatttattcaaattctaaatCCAATGACAAAAAATGTTCGAGTAATTTAGATGTTTCCAATAGAAATAGTAAGTCAAATTATGTCAATTCTATAGAAATCGAAAGTAACCTGGTAAAGAGGTCCAATAAAAAACTCGATAAaagtattagaaatataaacgaTATGCCTcgagtaaaaaatatgtcatcAAATCACCTAGAACCTACAAACAGTGTATTActgaaagaaaatttaaatgataagaGTTTAGATGAAGTAGAAAAACATAATCAAAcgtataaaacaaatgaacCTATTCATGGACAAAACCAAAGTGAAGCGTTTTTAGATCCAATCACTGTagataaatttgaaatcaaatGTATAGACAACGAAgcatacacacataataaaatatcatgttttGATGATGATCACAGAAAAACTGtaattgtaatgaaaaatattaacgaaTTAGAAACACATCCCAACATTTCTATGAACCAACAATTCACCGATTCgacacaatacaatattaacacCCCTTTTACAAGTGTTCTAACCAAAATCACCAATGATGTTTgtgaaaaatgttcaataaaagtattaagaaTACTATCTGAATTTCCTAGGGATATAAACATAACACATAACAACAATTCAAATGAAAACTGTTCAAGCCATGAAACAGTTCTAGCACAACCAATTAgcattaatactaatatagatAACTTGTTTGAAAAGCCCATTAGTCCTACAAATGAACATAAAACTGATAATTTACTGACTAATAGTCCAACAAATATGAAACTAATGGATACAATCGAtaaagacataaaatataattatattaatgaaatcaaacCAATAAATACTAcctttaatgaaatatactgTGACATCAATAATACGACCAAAGAATTAAtggttaaacaaaataaacacgatggtgaaataaataaatcgataaatgataaaataaccaataattttaCGATACCCATCACCAAAAATAACATagataaacacaaaatagATCACCTAGAGAATATATTGTCTACagataataaaatgcaaattcaagttcaaaatgtacaaaaattctCAGAACATAATATGGATAAagataaaacaaatcaatttcaatttcatgATTATATCAACAACGAATTAAATGATATCaataaagaaaatgaaaaaattttagacACGCGTGATAtagtaacaattaataacgataaaaaatgtaatgaagaattagtaataaacgaattaaaagctaagaatgttattattccggatgaatataaaaatattcaaagtagttttataaatagtcaAACAGTATTAGCATCAATGGAAGATAAATTACTGACTTTGAGGTATAAACCAGAAGATATTAGACAAGAGATAAACAATATATCCAATACTAATGTCATATTACATGAAAaccaaaaactaataattgaaaactCAATTGAacctgtattaaaaaatttcaaaaacaaaatggttgaaaaaattacacaattatatttaaataaggatTTGACACGTTCAGATAATACTTCGATTATagaaaaccataatataaatctaacaaataatttacaaaaaaatcaactacATAACAAcgctgataataaaaaaaataaaaccaaattaattgaaataattagatCACAGTTAACAAATCATTTTCACAAAAATGATATACCAggaatgatattaaataataaaaacacagataataatcaagtgtataaatatctcgaaaatataattaaaacaaatatgaatCCAAATGAAACGCATTCACAAAGATTGgatgaaaacaatattcagACACTTGTCAGTATAGCGAAAAATCaactaaataaacaacaattagATGACGAGTTTAAAATGATGAGATTAGAAAACGTAACTTCAAATATTGAGATAAAGAAAACCAATGATAATGAAAAAGTACAAGACACAGAGATTAAGTTGAAAAACATACCTAATGATACgagtataaaaattgaaactacAACTAAATccataaaatcaaatacatcagaaaaaactgatttagaatcaaatatagataataaaaaaaacattaaatcaataaaattaaagaataagGTAAATGacttaacaaaaatacaaaatatgtttaaaatcaatgaaattggagaaaataataaaagaaatacaaaGATAAAATCAAAACCGACTGAAAATGCATCAAGagagcaaataaaaaaacaagaagACAAAGtagtaaagataaaaatatttaatgatgctAAAGATCTAACGacagaaaaagaaaatatttacaaatttccaCACTCAGTCATAGTAACAGTAAATAAAGAGAATGAAACTTCAACAATAATTGATACTTCACGTGTCTCTGAAATAGAGTTggaaaagataaataatagtgCACAATCAGacacatcaaaattaaataacccaTTCATAAAACCACAAATCCAAAAAATTGTAGTAGAAATtgtaaccaataataataaaatggtcaTTGATTCTGtagcaataattatacacgAAGAAAcagaagacaaaaaaaaagtggcaAAAAGAAACAatccaaaaacaaaatattggatACAAATCAATGATCatgaattgtatacaataaacgcATATCATGACACTATCAAACCAATCGATAAAGATAGAGTTATCGAAACAGAAATgccaaaaatatcaatacaaacaaatataacaatagaTAACAATCTTGAAGAaagtaataagaaaaaaatagaagaaaacatcaaaaatgatttaataatagaaacacCAACAATATCTCTACAGACttcagaaaaattagaaaatataaatgaaacaaaaataacaccaTACACTGTTTCTTCAACTGAACAAATAGAAGAAACAATAGCTGTTGAAAGTGAATCATGCTTATTAATTGATACATCAAATGTTCCtgttgaacaaaaaaatataataggcaaAAGTATAGAACATCCAATATCAATCGAAAACAGAAATAAATCTGTTAAAGAATCAAAGGtgataaaaacaacaactgaaactgaattaataaaaaataatgatcccTTAGCATTAAACAAAGAAGAAGGAACCGGTAAAGAAAACAATCTAGAAACTGAAATTGAGACAGAAAAACcaatacataacataaataaagaaGATGAAGCAATCTCACTGATCAAGATAACAACTGTCTCTGATGacgaaaatatcaaaataaaaaaaacaggtGAACATCAATTAACAATTGAAACACAAATTAACTATgacgaaaatttaaaagtagtaaatataaatactgaatCCGCACCAATACCAAATAATGATTCATCAACAGAAAATATAGGAGAACCAATCAATAAGGAAAATATTCCAGAAACTGAAGTTGAAACAAAAATGTCGGaagataacactaataaagAAGGAGAAACATGCACACCGactaatacacaaaatatctCTACTGATGAAAAGATAACAATTGAAGAAACAACTGAAGAACCATTCCCAATTGAAACACTCATTAAATATGcggaaaaaccaaaaatattagatagtaAAACTGAGACTGAACCATCACCAAACACtggttattcaataataaacgtaCAAGAACCAATCGATAGAGAAAAAAATCCAGaaactgaaattaataaaattaagtcaatagatatcattattaaaaaatttgatgcaAGCTCAAAGATGAATACATCAATAGAATCTgttgaagataaaaatattaaaggagAAACCACTGAAAATCCATTACCAAAAGACCAACCAATTAAATCtgtcaaaaaatcaaaagtagtaaatattaatactgaaTCCGaatcaatagaaaattattattcttcagCAGTAAATGAAGAAGAACCAttcgaaaaagaaaatattccaGAAACTGAAGTTGAAACAGAAGTATCAACAGATAACATGAAAATTGAAAGTGAACCATGTTCAACATATGATACACCAACTGTCTCTGATAAAGAAAAGATAATCAAAGAAGAAACAACTGATAAGCAACTACCAAATAACCAACCAATTAAATTTGTCGAAGATTCAAAACAAGTAGTTATTACAACTGAAACTGAACCATCAATAAACTCTAATTCTTTAACAATAAGCATGCAAGAACAAGTCGATAAAGAAAGAATTCCAGAAACAAGggttgaaacaaaaaaattggaagataacattaataaagaAG GTGAACTATGCCCACCGactaatacacaaaatatttctactgAAGAAAAGATAACTATTGATGAAACAATTGAAGAACCATTACCAATTGAAATTCCCATTAAATGTGTCGAAGAATCAAaagtagtaaatataaatactgaatCCGAATCAATACCAAATAAGAATTCTTCAGCAGTAACTGTAGAAGAACCAatcgaaaaagaaaatattccaGAAATTGAGGTTGAAACAAATAGATCGGAAGATAACATTGATAAAGAAGGTGAACCATGCCCACCGactaatacacaaaatatctCTGATGACGAAAGGAAAATTATAGATGAAACCAATGTAAATCCATTACTTATCGAAACACCCATTAAATGTGTCGAAGaatcaaaagtaataaatattaatacagaaTCCGAATCAAAAACCAATAATGATTCTTCAGCAGTAAATGAAGAAAAACCAatcgaaaaagaaaatattccaGAAACTGTggttgaaacaaaaaaatcggaAGATAACATTGATAAAGAAGGTGAACTATGCCCACCGactaatacacaaaatatctCTGATGACGAAAGGAAAATTATAGATGAAACCAATGTAAATCCATTACTTATCGAAACACCCATTAAATGTGTCGAAGaatcaaaagtaataaatattaatacagaaTCCGAATCAAAAACCAATAATGATTCTTCAGCAGTAAATGAAGAAAAACCAatcgaaaaagaaaatattccaGAAACTGTggttgaaacaaaaaaatcggaAGATAACATTGATAAAGAAGGTGAACTATGCCCACCGACTAATACCCAAAATATCTCTGATGACGAAAGGAAAATTATAGATGAAACCAATGTAAATCCATTACTTATCGAAACACCCATTAAATGTGTCGAAGaatcaaaagtaataaatatttatacagaatCCGAATCAAAAACCAATAATGATTCTTCAGCAGTAAATGAAGAAAAACCAatcgaaaaagaaaatattccaGATACTGAggttgaaacaaaaaaatcggaAGATAACATTGATAAAGAAGGTGAACCATGCCCACCGactaatacacaaaatatctCTGATGACGAAAGGAAAATTATAGATGAAACCAATATAAATCCATTACTTATCGAAACACCCATTAAATGTGTCGAAGaatcaaaagtaataaatattaatacagaaTCCGAATCAAAAACCAATAATGATTCTTCAGCAGTAAATGAAGAAAAACCAatcgaaaaagaaaatattccaGAAACTGTggttgaaacaaaaaaatcgaaagatAACATTGATAAAGAAGGTGAACTATGCCCACCGactaatacacaaaatatctCTGATGACGAAAGGAAAATTATAGATGAAACCAATGTAAATCCATTACTTATCGAAACACCCATTAAATGTGTCGAAGaatcaaaagtaataaatattaatacagaaTCCGAATCAAAAACCAATAATGATTCTTCAGCAGTAAATGAAGAAAAACCAatcgaaaaagaaaatattccaGAAACTGTggttgaaacaaaaaaatcggaAGATAACATTGATAAAGAAGGTGAACTATGCCCACCGactaatacacaaaatatctCTGATGACGAAAGGAAAATTATAGATGAAACCAATGTAAATCCATTACTTATCGAAACACCCATTAAATGTGTCGAAGaatcaaaagtaataaatattaatacagaaTCCGAATCAAAAACCAATAATGATTCTTCAGCAGTAAATGAAGAAAAACCAatcgaaaaagaaaatattccaGAAACTGTggttgaaacaaaaaaatcggaAGATAACATTGATAAAGAAGGTGACCTATGCCCACCGactaatacacaaaatatctCTGATGACGAAAGGAAAATTATAGATGAAACCAATGTAAATCCATTACTTATCGAAACACCCATTAAATGTGTCGAAGaatcaaaagtaataaatattaatacagaaTCCGAATCAAAAACCAATAATGATTCTTCAGCAGTAAATGAAGAAAAACCAatcgaaaaagaaaatattccaGAAACTGTggttgaaacaaaaaaatcggaAGATAACATTGATAAAGAAGGTGAACTATGCCCACCGactaatacacaaaatatttctactgAAGAAAAGGTAACTATTGAAGAAACAACTGAAGAACCATTAACAATTGAAACACCCATTCAATCTGTCGAAAATTCAAAAGAAGTGGATATTACAGCTGAAACTGATCCATCAATAAACTCTAACACTTCAACAAAAAGCATACAAGAACAAGTCGATACAGAAAGCATTCCAGAAAATAGggtagaaacaaaaaaattggaaaataacattaataatgaaGATGAACCATGTCCACTGACTAATGCACAAAATATCTCTACTGAAGAAAAGATAACTATTGAAGAAACAATTGAAGAACCATTACCAATTGAAATTCCCATTAAATGTGTCGAAGAATCAAaagtagtaaatataaatactgaatCCGAATCAATACCAAATAAGAATTCTTCAGCAGTAACTGTAGAAGAACCAatcgaaaaagaaaatattccaGAAATTGAGGTTGAAACAAAAAGATCGGAAGATAACATTGATAAAGAAGGTGAACCATGCCCACCGactaatacacaaaatatctCTGAAGacgaaagaaaaattatagatgAAACCAATGTAAATCCATTACTTATCGAAACACCCATTAAATGTGTCGAAGaatcaaaagtaataaatataaatactgaatCCGAATCAATACCAAATAATGATTCTTCGGCAGTAAATGAAGAAAAACCAatcgaaaaagaaaatattccaGAAACTGTggttgaaacaaaaaaatcggaAGATAACATTGATAAAGAAGGTGAACTATGCCCACCgtttaatacacaaaatatttctactgAAGAAAAGATAACTATTGAAGAAAGAATTGAAGAACCATTACCAATTGAAATTCCCATTAAATGTGTCGAAGAATCAAAagcagtaaatataaatactgaatCCGAATCAATACCAAATAATGATTCTTCAGCAGTAAATGAAGAAAAACCAAtcgataaagaaaatattccaGAAACTGAggttgaaacaaaaaaatcggaAGATAACCCTAAGAAAGAAAGTGAACCATGCCCACCGactaatacacaaaatatctCTGATGACCAAAGGAAAATTATAGATGAAACCAATGTAAATCCATTACTTATCGAAACACCTAATAAATGTGTCGAAGAATCaaatgtagtaaatattaatacagaaTCCGAATcaataccaaataataattcttcagCAGTAACTGTAGAAGAACCAatcgaaaaagaaaatattccaGAAACTGAAGTTAAAACAGAAAAGTCAACGGATAACACGAATATAGAAATTGAACCATGCTCACCAGCTAATACACCAAATATCTCTAATGAAAATAAGATTACCATATTAGAAACAACTGATAAGCTATTAACTAATGACCAATCAACTAAATATGttgaagaattaaaattagtaaatatcaatattgaaaCTGAACCACCACCAAATACTGATTTCTTAACACTAAACGTAGAAACACTAATCTATATAGAAAACAATCCAGAAACTGAAATTGAGGCAGAAAAATCAATAGGTAACATTATTAAAGAAGGTGAAGCAAGCTCAATGATTGATACATCAATTGAATCTgttgtagataaaaatattatagaagaaaCCATTGAAAATTCATTACCAAATGAACAATCAACTAAATCTGTCAAAGAATTAAAAGTAGTAGATATTAATACTGAATCTGAATTAATGCCAAATAATGATTCTTCAATGACAAACGTTGAAGAACCATTCAATAAGGATAATGTTCCAGAAACTCAAATTGAGACAGTTAAATCAATAGATGAGAATGAAAAGGAATGTGAAGCATGTTCACCGACTGATACATCGTCAGTTTCTATTGaagaaaagaatattatagataaaaccaTTGCAAATCCATTACTAAATGAACCACCAATTAAATCTGTtgacaaatttaaagttttagatattaatactGAAACTGAACCATCACCAAATACTGGTTCTTTAACAGTAAACGTAGAAGTACTAAtcgataaagaaaatattcgagaaattcaaattgaaacagataaattaatagattacTCTAATAAAGAATGTGAATCACGCTCCCCGACAGATAAATTAGCTGCTTCTagtgaaaaaaacaatttgacaGAAGAGACTATGGAAATCCTATTACCAATTGAAACATTCATTAAGTCCTCGACAAAAGCCGTTGAAGAACTTaaggaaaacaaaattaataccgAAACTGTCTTTGTACCAAATATTGATTCTTCAACACTAAATGCAGAAGAACCATCAGAGGAAgactatttttcaaaaatagtaataaagaCGGATAAAACATTAGATTTCGTTGTAAAAGAATGTGAAACATGCCCACCGATAGACACATCAATGTATGTGACAGAAGAAATAAAAGGAATAGATGGTACTATCGAAAAACTAATTCCAATTGGTTCTTCGTTTGTGATTGCAGATACTGAAAATTTAACATCAATTGACGGTATTAACACAATTATGAACAGACAATTAGGGAAAGAATACTTGAAAGATATTGAAAGTTCAACAAGTATTGACACAGTTGCATTTGTAAAAGATCAAAAAGTGGAAGAAAATGAaactttaattgaaaatatattaacaattaacacTTCAACTGCATCTGTACAAGGACAGATACAGGTAGAAGAAGTTATCAAAGATGAATCTGTGGTATTAATTAACGATTCAGTTACATTTGATGAAATCTCTCCAGAAGAGCAAAACAATATTGAAACTGCAAAGATTTCTTCTATTACAGTCATGGAGGAACAAACAGATATAAACAGAGATGAGGTTATGTACACTTGTGAAGAACCGTTAGACAAAACTATTGTAGAAAAGAGTATCCATAGTGAAACAACATCCACGACTGATATTTTAGTTGCAGTCGATGAACAGAGAGCCCTTGAAACAGAAGTTTCAGAAAACGCTACTCAAATACTAAATGATACTTTTACCGAAACAGTAGAAAAcctgataaaaatgaaaaaaaaatttgaaaaagaaaCGACAACACCAATTGTTGTAGCAAAATCTGGAATAGAATGGaatgagaaaaaattaataagtgaaaataaaacttcaaCACCTGTTCATTTGGCCTCAACCAATAAGGAACAAACTGAGATAGATATGGTTACTGAAATTGCATCAccaaatgttaacattttaaatagcaatactaaaataattttagttgataaagaaataataacggaaaattcaaataatcctaaacattgttatttaaaattcggTGAAACGTCTAAAATTCATAGTTTGGAAAATGAAGATAATTTACCAGGAAAATCGTATGGCattcaaaaattagaaatgtCTGTACAACGAATGAAAACTTCCAATGaagattattatgaaaaaacttttttacagTTGGAACAAACTGAAAAAATTTCTGtagaaaataaagataaagttgactgtgaaaataaaaatattattgatgataaattatacacagtCAATGAATCTGACTTAAACGCAATATTGTGTGCGTCTTCTCTCGAAGAAGCACTTACATTATT